One region of Gymnodinialimonas sp. 202GB13-11 genomic DNA includes:
- a CDS encoding cation transporter produces MAGCCGHDTKFDGVSDDYKRRLWIVIALNATMFFVEMTAGHLAKSQALQADALDFAGDALTYGISLAVIGASLRVRTNAALFKGVSLLLMGLWVFGSTVYRVFYVGVPTAEIMGIVGFLALLTNLASVMLLVRYKDGDANVRSVWLCSRNDAIGNVAVMFAALGVWGTATGWPDLIVATIMAGLFLSSAFQILRQALEERREMTQHEHEAA; encoded by the coding sequence ATGGCTGGTTGTTGCGGACATGACACCAAGTTTGACGGCGTTTCAGATGATTACAAAAGGCGGCTGTGGATCGTCATTGCGCTCAATGCGACGATGTTCTTTGTCGAGATGACAGCGGGTCATCTGGCTAAATCGCAAGCGTTGCAAGCTGACGCCCTCGACTTTGCGGGCGATGCACTGACCTATGGCATTTCGCTGGCGGTCATCGGGGCCTCGCTACGTGTGCGAACGAATGCGGCACTGTTTAAAGGCGTCAGCCTTCTGTTGATGGGCCTTTGGGTGTTCGGATCGACGGTTTATCGCGTCTTCTATGTTGGCGTGCCGACGGCTGAGATCATGGGTATCGTCGGCTTTCTTGCGCTGCTCACAAATCTGGCAAGTGTCATGCTGCTGGTCCGCTACAAGGACGGCGATGCCAATGTCCGGTCGGTCTGGCTGTGTTCACGCAATGACGCCATTGGGAACGTGGCCGTGATGTTTGCCGCCCTTGGTGTGTGGGGCACGGCAACAGGTTGGCCTGACCTAATCGTGGCAACCATCATGGCCGGTTTGTTCCTATCATCTGCATTCCAAATCCTACGCCAAGCCTTGGAGGAACGACGCGAAATGACCCAGCATGAACATGAGGCCGCATGA
- a CDS encoding isoprenylcysteine carboxylmethyltransferase family protein codes for MATPILVWVPTFTLFGILIVLGVIEWGSLPIPSWLRFGVGIPLIVAGNVIVWSEVAQFGIAQTGGAKGTLRTSGMYRYSRNPQYAADIAMIIGWIVLCASSGAALVGFAGIAVLITAPFAEEPWLEEQYGSPFENYRAKVRRFL; via the coding sequence ATGGCCACTCCTATCCTGGTTTGGGTTCCGACATTCACTCTCTTTGGAATCCTGATCGTCCTCGGCGTCATTGAATGGGGAAGCCTGCCAATCCCGTCTTGGCTGCGGTTCGGAGTTGGCATTCCGCTGATTGTTGCTGGCAACGTCATCGTGTGGTCAGAGGTCGCGCAGTTCGGAATAGCCCAAACTGGCGGTGCAAAAGGAACGCTTCGAACAAGCGGCATGTATCGCTATTCCCGCAATCCACAGTACGCCGCAGATATAGCAATGATTATCGGCTGGATCGTGCTTTGCGCGTCGTCTGGAGCGGCGCTAGTCGGCTTTGCAGGAATAGCAGTTCTAATTACCGCGCCTTTCGCCGAGGAACCATGGCTCGAGGAGCAATACGGTTCCCCGTTCGAGAACTACAGGGCAAAGGTCCGGCGGTTCTTGTAG